The following are from one region of the Paenibacillus sp. JZ16 genome:
- a CDS encoding cache domain-containing sensor histidine kinase, with amino-acid sequence MINPFKKYRIDSLFIICFAGLITIVLAITVWTSYVMTSRELAENTSYYQKRLLEELNNEITGRLTSIEQISLTTSRDNDLLTFLSGKEDEFNHYRRSKGIQEALAHLTYSIPQIQAIDLYMEQPEWGDRQSYIQFHGLTEAATKPWYPLLQNNDFSWSEEHDLTTYNGNVPVLSFSRKVYNNSRYLGILVVHVKADWIRGILEGYSKDSNRMLLDLNGRELLSVGKSMRDAGLQEQDLRFTDQSGVSRLHTQHGVESLVVYSKVADSNWMLVEITPWERITSGSIKLAGAIITIGIGALLLAFLLTLWLSRQLLKPIAQLVRAMKNYDVGGRQAELAGDYTNEFGILFAGFRRLNERIQALYASLAQRYEQQRKAEIEALQANINPHFLYNTLDQLNWMAIAEGQEKMSRILELMGRMFRIGLSHGESFITIEEELTHVACYLEIQQIRWEDGLEYEVHASQEIRNLFIPKMTLQPFVENSIIHGFNSRQTGRIQIKAEEEGSRIRMTIIDDGSGLAPQNKGSHRRKGGYGIRNVRERFSAFFNDDYEILVKDGENGGVVVSIAFPRLEEAQR; translated from the coding sequence ATGATCAATCCCTTCAAAAAATACCGGATCGATTCCCTGTTTATTATTTGCTTTGCAGGACTGATCACGATTGTGCTGGCGATCACGGTATGGACCAGTTATGTCATGACTTCGCGGGAATTGGCTGAAAACACGTCGTATTATCAAAAAAGACTGCTCGAGGAGCTGAACAACGAAATTACGGGTCGCCTGACTTCGATCGAGCAGATATCGCTGACAACGTCCAGGGACAACGATTTACTTACGTTTCTGTCGGGAAAAGAAGATGAGTTCAACCACTACCGGAGGTCCAAGGGCATACAGGAAGCGCTGGCTCATCTCACCTATTCGATTCCGCAAATTCAAGCCATCGATTTATACATGGAACAGCCGGAGTGGGGGGATCGGCAGAGCTATATTCAGTTCCATGGATTAACGGAGGCTGCGACAAAGCCATGGTATCCTTTGCTGCAGAACAATGACTTTTCCTGGTCAGAGGAGCATGATTTAACGACCTATAATGGGAACGTGCCTGTGCTGAGCTTTTCCCGCAAGGTGTACAACAACTCCCGGTACTTGGGTATTCTTGTCGTGCATGTGAAAGCGGATTGGATCCGCGGGATTCTCGAGGGATATTCCAAAGATTCCAACCGGATGCTGCTGGATCTGAACGGCAGGGAGCTGCTGAGCGTCGGGAAATCAATGAGGGATGCCGGATTACAGGAGCAGGATTTGCGGTTCACGGACCAATCCGGTGTGTCACGGCTGCATACACAGCATGGCGTCGAGTCTCTGGTCGTCTATTCCAAAGTCGCCGACTCCAACTGGATGCTGGTGGAGATTACCCCATGGGAGAGAATTACGTCAGGCAGCATCAAGCTGGCTGGAGCCATTATTACCATCGGCATCGGAGCCCTATTGCTGGCTTTCTTGTTAACGCTATGGTTAAGCAGGCAATTGTTGAAGCCGATCGCCCAGTTAGTGAGAGCGATGAAGAATTACGATGTCGGTGGGAGACAAGCTGAGCTGGCCGGTGATTACACGAATGAATTCGGCATTCTGTTTGCAGGGTTTCGCAGACTGAATGAGAGAATCCAGGCTTTGTACGCATCCCTTGCGCAGCGTTACGAGCAGCAGCGGAAGGCGGAAATCGAAGCGCTCCAAGCCAATATTAATCCGCATTTTCTATATAACACCTTGGACCAGCTGAACTGGATGGCGATTGCGGAGGGACAGGAGAAGATGAGTCGCATTCTGGAGCTGATGGGCCGCATGTTCCGCATCGGATTATCGCATGGAGAAAGCTTTATTACGATTGAAGAAGAGTTGACTCACGTCGCATGCTATTTGGAAATCCAGCAGATCCGGTGGGAAGACGGTCTGGAATACGAGGTGCATGCCTCCCAGGAAATCCGCAACTTATTCATTCCCAAAATGACGCTCCAGCCTTTCGTCGAAAATTCAATCATTCATGGATTTAATTCAAGGCAAACTGGCCGAATTCAAATTAAGGCTGAGGAAGAGGGCAGCCGGATCCGAATGACGATTATCGACGACGGAAGCGGGCTTGCTCCTCAGAACAAAGGGAGCCATCGCCGCAAAGGAGGTTACGGGATCCGGAATGTGAGAGAGCGGTTCTCGGCGTTCTTCAACGATGATTATGAGATCCTCGTTAAGGATGGAGAGAATGGAGGAGTGGTTGTATCGATCGCCTTTCCAAGGCTTGAGGAAGCACAGCGGTAA
- a CDS encoding ABC transporter substrate-binding protein: MNKWKRLHIVALWMVFSLLVAACGGNGSTNSSTESTTSTKNNTQAESGSAAENVKLRIMWWGSQPRHEATLKALETYTQKNPHVTFEPEYSGMDGYLDKLSTQAAAHNEPDIFQMDPGWVSDWTSRNQLEELDTKVKLDELTPSLLPIGQRDGKQYGVPLGSVAFGMIYDKAALEKLGATMPTDGWTWDDFFALAEEVKPKLAEGQYFTLDYAGNYFMFSAYHYAKGKGPLITEDGKFNIDEATFLEWTKKFEQLRKDGLIPPADLNASDKEMDPTADLLVNGKILFRYSFSNNYTTWDSMKEGAYDLVTMPRAEEAGGWLKPSMYFSLSPNSKHKEEAAKFIDWFINDPEAGAILGTARGVPANAKIAESLIPNLPEGEKVGMKLIDATTPDGQIFTTGPEGWVNFIDKDFPLVRDELSFGRTTPEKAYESLKKASQEYE, encoded by the coding sequence ATGAACAAATGGAAGCGATTGCATATTGTCGCGTTATGGATGGTGTTCTCCTTGCTGGTGGCGGCATGCGGCGGTAACGGAAGCACCAACTCAAGCACGGAAAGCACAACCTCAACCAAGAACAATACACAGGCCGAGAGCGGTTCGGCGGCGGAAAATGTCAAGCTGCGGATTATGTGGTGGGGTTCGCAGCCGCGTCACGAAGCTACATTGAAGGCATTGGAGACCTATACGCAGAAAAATCCGCACGTTACCTTCGAGCCCGAATATTCCGGGATGGACGGTTACCTGGATAAACTCTCCACTCAGGCAGCGGCGCATAACGAGCCGGATATTTTCCAAATGGACCCGGGCTGGGTTTCGGACTGGACATCCCGCAACCAGCTCGAAGAGCTCGACACCAAGGTTAAACTGGATGAATTGACGCCGAGCCTGCTGCCAATCGGGCAGAGAGACGGCAAGCAATACGGCGTGCCGTTGGGATCGGTTGCTTTTGGGATGATCTACGACAAGGCGGCTCTTGAGAAGCTGGGCGCAACGATGCCGACAGACGGCTGGACATGGGATGATTTCTTCGCATTGGCGGAAGAGGTAAAGCCTAAACTGGCGGAAGGCCAATATTTCACGCTGGATTATGCCGGTAACTACTTTATGTTCAGCGCTTATCACTATGCCAAGGGTAAAGGTCCTTTGATTACGGAAGACGGCAAATTCAATATTGATGAAGCGACTTTCCTGGAATGGACCAAGAAGTTTGAACAGCTGCGCAAGGACGGACTTATACCTCCAGCCGATTTGAACGCATCCGACAAGGAAATGGATCCGACGGCAGACCTGCTGGTCAACGGCAAAATCTTATTCCGCTACTCCTTCTCCAATAACTACACCACATGGGACAGCATGAAGGAAGGGGCGTACGATCTGGTTACGATGCCGCGGGCCGAGGAAGCGGGAGGCTGGCTGAAGCCGTCCATGTACTTCAGTCTTTCGCCTAATTCCAAGCACAAGGAAGAAGCGGCAAAGTTCATCGACTGGTTCATCAATGATCCGGAGGCAGGGGCTATCCTTGGAACTGCTCGAGGCGTGCCTGCCAATGCCAAGATCGCCGAGTCGCTGATTCCGAATCTTCCGGAGGGCGAAAAGGTTGGGATGAAACTGATTGACGCAACGACGCCGGACGGACAGATATTTACGACAGGGCCGGAAGGCTGGGTGAACTTCATCGACAAAGACTTCCCGCTCGTCCGGGATGAGCTGAGCTTCGGCAGAACAACACCGGAGAAGGCCTATGAATCGTTGAAGAAGGCCTCGCAGGAATATGAATAG